Part of the Prevotella communis genome is shown below.
ATGGGCACAATGGCAAATGGCAGGATATAGACATGCAACAGCGAATGATCTACCATCAAGGAAGCCAGTACCGTAGCCAAAATCACCAATGTGTACATCATCGCAATATGACGGGTGTGCTCAAAGAAATCCTTCCTATAGAGTGTCAGATAGATGGTAAACATCGAAATGATGATGAGCACGAACAGCGCCTCACCGATAATCATCGAGGCGAAAGTCGAGTTCGACTGGTCACGGCGTTCCAGTTCTTTCTGATATGATTCTATCACCTGAAGGATTTCAGGCGTTACCACCTCACCCTGATTCACGATTTTCTGACCACTCTGTACCACCCCACTTGCCAGCGGAATGCTGTTCAGCAGTTCCAGGCGTGCCGCCTCACTCCGGTCTTCGTCATAGGTCAGATTGGGCAACAGGAACTCATTCAGGTCCAACTGTGCCAGCAATGTATGATAAATCTGCAACGACGGCGTATTCAGCAGTTCTTCATAGGCCTCTCGTGGCGTATAGACTTGTGAGATATTGATGACCGACACCTCCCTATCATCGATACGACGCAGGTTCTTCATCGTATCCGTCTCAAGTTCAAGCGGTTTCTTCGTATCCACGATACCCTTTTCATAGAGCATATCGAAAGGAGTCAGCACCAGTCGCAGGAAGTCTGAGCCTAGTTCCGGATGTTTCTGCCAGATAAAATGCGAGAGGGCCGTTCTTTGCTGCTCAGCCACCGATGCGCTGTAGATGTAATAAGGCTCGAAATCCCGCATCACCTGTTCGCGTTCATGCTTCACGACACTGTCACTCTTATAGACAGGGAAATCAAAAGTTGCCGTCAGGTCACTGTAAAGCCACACCTTGTCGACCTCCATCTTGAAATTGGGCTTATTATCGCGTGGCATGAACCATACGATGACGGCCACCGTACACAACACCAAGGCCACACGCAGCGCAATATCACGCCAGGTCAGGTCTGTTTTTATGTCGAATTTACTCATATCACATCTAATTTGGTGGCAAAGATACAAATAATTCCTAATTCTTAATTCTTTATTCTTAATTTTTTCGTACCTTTGCACCCAAATTTGTATAATAATAAGGTATAATGACTGAAAGAAAAGTAAGGGTGCGCTTCGCACCGAGTCCTACAGGACCCCTACATATTGGCGGTGTGCGTACCGCTTTGTACAACTATCTCTTCGCCAAGCAGCACGGCGGCGACCTGGTGTTCCGTATTGAGGACACCGACTCTACACGCTTCGTGCCAGGTGCCGAAGACTATATCATCGAGGCCTTCAACTGGCTGGGTATCAAGTTCGACGAGGGTGTATCATTTGGTGGCAACTACGGTCCCTATCGTCAGAGCGAGCGTCGCGATATCTACAAGAAATACGTGCAGCAGTTGCTCGACAACGGCAAGGCCTATATTGCTTTCGACACACCAGAGGAACTGGATGCCAAGCGCAAGGAGATAGAGAACTTCCAATATGACAACAAGACACGCGGTCAGATGCGCAACTCACTGACACTGAGCAAGGAAGAGGTAGACCAACTGATTGCTGAGGGTAAGCAGTACGTCGTGCGCTTCAAGATTGACGCCGGCGAAGAGGTGCTGGTCGACGACCTGATTCGTGGTGAAGTGCGCGTAAAGAGCGATATCCTCGACGACAAGGTGCTCTATAAGAGTGCTGACCAGCTGCCCACCTACCACCTGGCCAACATCGTGGACGACCATCTGATGGAGATCACCCACGTGATCCGCGGTGAGGAGTGGTTGCCCTCTGCCCCACTCCACGTGTTGCTCTACAGAGCTTTCGGCTGGGAAGATACCATGCCCCGCTTCGCCCACCTGCCTCTGCTGCTGAAGCCCATTGGCAACGGCAAGCTCTCAAAGCGCGATGGCGACAAACTGGGTTTCCCTGTATTCCCACTGGAATGGCACGACCCCAAGACTGGCGATATCAGCAGTGGCTACCGTGAGAAGGGCTATCTGCCCCAGGCCGTTATCAACTTCCTTGCCCTGCTGGGCTGGAGTCCCGGCAACGACCAGGAACTGATGACACTCGAAGAGATGGTCAACCTTTTCGACCTTTCAAAATGTTCAAAGAGCGGTGCCAAGTTCGACCATATCAAGGCTGAATGGTTCAACCACCAGTACCTCCTTCGTCAGGCAGATGCTGACTGGTGTCCCGCTTTCGACAAGATCCTGAAGGAGAATGGCATTGAGGCCACTGCCGAGCAGGAAGCCGAGGTTGTGAGAATGATGAAGACAAAGGTGGTTGAGGTTGTCAACAACGACGGCACCAAGCGCAAGCGTAACATCTCGTTCGCCAGCGACCTGTGGCCCCTGACGAAATTCTTCTTCGTGGCTCCCACCGAGTTTGACCGCGAAGGCGACAAGTTCATCCGCAAGAACTGGAACGAGAACACGGCCGGCCAAATGCGCCAGATGACGGATGTGCTGGAGACCATCACCGACTGGAACGTGGAAGGTCTGAAAGCCGTTATCGACCCTTGGGCTGAACAAGCGGGCATCAAGCCCTGGAACGCATGGCGTATCGCCCTCGTTGGCGCCGGACAGGGTCCCGACATGTATGAGTTGGCTGCCTTCCTCGGTAAGGAAGAAACGATTCGCAGAACACGTAAAGCAATTGAGGTACTGGGCTAATGTATAATCTAGCAATATATCTCTATCTGCTCGGAGTGGCTGTCTACAGTCGCTTCAACGAGAAAGTACGGAAGATGTGGCGCGGTGAGCGCGACGCCTTCCGCATTCTCCGTGAGCAGGTAGATCCAAACGCCCGCTACGTATGGTTCCACGCAGCATCACTCGGTGAGTTCGAGCAAGGTCGTCCACTGATGGAACAGATGAAGCGCGAGCATCCTGACATCAAAATTCTGCTCACCTTCTTCTCGCCTTCAGGCTACGAGGTGCGCAAGAATTACGAGGGAGCCGACATTATCTGCTACCTGCCACTCGACACCATCACCAACGCACGCCGCTTCCTGCGCACCGTACGTCCTGAGATGGCTTTCTTCATCAAGTACGAATTCTGGTACAACTACCTGCATATCCTGAAGCATCGTAACGTACCCGTATATAGCGTATCCAGCATTTTCCGCGACGGACAGGTATTCTTCCGCTGGTACGGTCGTCAGTACGGCAAGGTACTGAAATGCTTCACCCATTTCTACGTACAGAACGAGAAGAGCAAGGAGCTCCTCAATAAGATAGGTCTCAACAACGTGACCATCACTGGCGACACCCGTTTCGACCGTGTGCTCCAGATCAAGGAGCAGGCTAAGCAACTGCCTGTCATTGAACAGTTCACCAAGGGACAGAAAGTATTCATTGCCGGTAGCAGCTGGCAACCCGATGAAGACATATTCATCAAGTACTTCAATGAGCATCGCGACTGGAAACTGGTCATCGCCCCACACGTTATCGGCGAGGATCATCTGCAGCAGATAGAAAAACTGCTGGAAGGCAGGAAGGTTGTGAGATATACCGATGTTTCTGAGAACTCAAAGGATTTGGAAAACGCAGAGGCTCTGATTATCAACTGCTTCGGACTTCTGTCGAGCATCTACAACTATGCCGGCGTGACCTATGTTGGCGGTGGTTTCGGCGTAGGTATCCACAACACGCTGGAAGCAGCCGTATGGGATGTACCCGTTATCTTCGGACCCAACAACAAGAAATTCCACGAGGCCCAGGGCCTGAAAACCTGCGAAGGTGGTTTCGAGATTACCAACTACGAGGATTTTGAACGCCTGATGAACCATTTTGAGAGTGATGCCGACTACCTGAAGAACGCAGGTCAGCAGGCTGGCAACTACGTCAAACAGTTGTCTGGCGCCACCAAGCGCATTCTTTCTGATGTTAAACTATAAGACTAAACTTTATAAGATGAAAAAGATTGCTTTGATTTGTGCAGCCGCAGCTGCCGTGGTACTGCTGAGCAGCGCCAAGAAAGACGATGGCATCATGACCAAGGAGAATGGCGCCTATGTCATCAACACCACCGAACTCGGAAAACAGGTGGATGGCTACGTAGGTCCTACCCCTTTGAAAGTGTATATCCGCAAGAACAAGATTGAGAAGATAGAATTCCTGCCCAATCAGGAAACGCCCAAATACTGGAATGCCTGCAAGAAGCACCTGCAGAACAAATGGGATGGAATGAAGGTATCTGAAGCCAAGAAGACCGAGGTCGACGGACGCACAGGTGCCACCTTCTCAAGTAACGCCGTCAAGAAGAACGTAAAACTCGCTATTGAGTATTACGAGAAGAATAAATAAAGATATGAATTAAGATTTAAGATACTCTTTAGCATACTCCACGTAGTGGGCTGCATTATCAGTCTGTCCAGGACGTGTAGGCTTCAGATATTTCGCAGGAACACCGCCCCATATCTCGTGAGGCGGTATTTTTGTATTCTGAAGCACCAGGGCACCAGCAGCCACAATAGCCCCCTCACCAATCTCACAGCCATCCAGCAACGTGGAACCCATGCCTATCAGCGCACCATCGTGGATGGTACAGGCATGAACGGTGACATTATGTCCGATAGTGACATCACTGCCGATATGCGTAGGACCCGTGTCATGCGTCACATGTACACAACTGCCGTCCTGCACATTCGTACGGTCACCAATCGTGATAGGAGCCACATCACCCCTCACCACGGCGTTAAACCACACTGAGCACTGATCACCCATTGTCACATCGCCTACAATCGTAGCGTTCTCACTGAAATAGCAGTCTTTTCCCCACTTTGGAGAAAGTCCCTTGTAAGATTTGATTAAAGCCATACCACCAAAAAGCAAAAATCCCTTGTAAATACTAGATTCACAAGGGACTTCAAAATGTTTTGGCGGAGAGAGAGGGATTCGAACCCCCGGTGCCTCTCAGCACGGCGGTTTTCAAGACCGCTGTAATCGACCACTCTACCATCTCTCCAGTGCTCGAACTGCATCAAAGCGGGTGCAAAGGTACGGGTATTTTTTCAAACTTGCAAATTTTTCGAGCACTTTTTTGCAAAATAGATGTAAAATGATTAATTTTGCAGCATGATTTACCCTAATAACTTTGAAAATAAGATAGGATTCGACGATATCCGTACACTATTGAAGGAACGGTGTCAGAGTTCGTTGGGTCGCAATATGGTGGACGAGTTGGCATTTTCTTCTGATGCCGACGAAGTAAACGAGTGGTTGCAGCAAGCCAATGAGTTCCGTCGCCTGAAAGAGACGACTGACGATTTCCCCATGCAGTATTTCTTCGACATGCGCGAGTCAATCGCACGCATCCGTCTGACAGGCACCCATCTGGAGGAAAACGAAGTCTTCGACCTGCGCCGCTCACTGGAGACCATCAGCAATATTGTCATCTATCTGAATAAAGGAAACGCATCCGAGGACGAAGAGAAGGTGACCTACACTTACCCTGCCCTGCAGCGCCTGACTACCGACATCATGACGTTCCCTGCCATGATCCGTCGCATAGACTCCATCCTGGATAAATATGGTAAAATCAAGGACGGCGCCTCAATGACGCTGGCCAGCATACGCCACGAACTGCAAAAGACCGAGGGCAGCATCTCACGCACCCTCTATACGATACTGCATGCCGCCCAGCGCGACGGACTGGTAGACAAGGACGCTGCGCCCACCATGCGCGACGGTCGTCTGATGATTCCCGTAGCCCCTGGTCTGAAACGTAAGATCAATGGTATTGTTCACGATGAGAGTGCTACAGGAAAGACCGTCTTCATAGAACCTGCCGAGGTCGTGGAAGCCAACAACCGCGTACGCGAACTCGAAGCCGAGGAGCGTCGCGAGGTAATCCGTATCCTCACCGTCTTCACCGACGAGGTACGTCCCCACGTCAAGGAGATTCTTGATTCCTACCGTTTCCTGGCTATCATCGACCTGATTCAGGCGAAGGCCGCCTTTGCCCAACTGACAAAAGCCTTTGAGCCCAAGGTAGAGAACAAGCCGCATCTCGACTGGATCCGTGCCATTCACCCCCTGCTCCAGTTGTCACTGGAGAAACAAGGAAAGAAAGTGGTGCCCCTTGATATCCTCCTCGAACAGGACAAGCGCCTGCTCATTATCTCAGGTCCCAATGCCGGTGGTAAATCCGTGTGCCTGAAGACCGTTGGACTGCTGCAATATATGTTACAATGCGGACTGCCCATTCCCATTGGCGACCGTTCCACCTGCGGCATCTTCAAGAATATCATGATTGATATCGGTGACGAACAGAGCATCGAGGACGACCTGTCCACCTATTCCAGTCATCTGATGAACATGAAGCAGATGATCAAGAACTGCGATGCCCACACCATATTATTAATAGACGAGTTTGGTGGCGGTACAGAACCCATGATTGGCGGCGCCATTGCCGAGGCCGTCCTGAAGCAGTTCTGGCAGAAGAAAGCCTTCGGCGTGATTACCACCCACTATCAGAACCTGAAGCATTTCGCCGACGACCACGAGGGTGTTGTCAACGGTGCGATGCTCTACGACCGTCACCAGATGCAGGCCCTGTTCCAGCTCAGTATCGGTCAGCCCGGTTCCTCGTTTGCCATCGAGATAGCCCGCAAGACCGGCCTGCCTGAGGAAGTCATCAAGGACGCCTCCGACATTGTAGGCCAGGACTATATCCAGAGCGACAAATACCTGCAGGACATCGTACGCGACAAACGTTACTGGGAAGGCAAGCGCCAGACCATCCACCAGCACGAGAAGAACCTCGAAGGACATATCCAGCGCTATGAGACCAACCTCGAGGAGATTGAGCGCGAACGCAAGCAGATCCTGAAGCGCGCCCAACAGCAAGCTGAGGAACTGCTGGCCGAGACCAACCGTAAGATTGAGAATGCCATCCGCGAGATTCGTGAGGCGCAGGCTGAGAAAGAGCGTACCCGCGAGATTCGCGAAGAACTGCAGGAATTCCGTCAGCAGGTGCAGAGCGACGACACCCGCGGACTGATGAGCGAGGAAGAGTTTGCCAGGAAACTTCGCCAGATGGAAGAGCGCAAGGCACGCAAGGGGCAGCGCAAGGCC
Proteins encoded:
- the gltX gene encoding glutamate--tRNA ligase, whose product is MTERKVRVRFAPSPTGPLHIGGVRTALYNYLFAKQHGGDLVFRIEDTDSTRFVPGAEDYIIEAFNWLGIKFDEGVSFGGNYGPYRQSERRDIYKKYVQQLLDNGKAYIAFDTPEELDAKRKEIENFQYDNKTRGQMRNSLTLSKEEVDQLIAEGKQYVVRFKIDAGEEVLVDDLIRGEVRVKSDILDDKVLYKSADQLPTYHLANIVDDHLMEITHVIRGEEWLPSAPLHVLLYRAFGWEDTMPRFAHLPLLLKPIGNGKLSKRDGDKLGFPVFPLEWHDPKTGDISSGYREKGYLPQAVINFLALLGWSPGNDQELMTLEEMVNLFDLSKCSKSGAKFDHIKAEWFNHQYLLRQADADWCPAFDKILKENGIEATAEQEAEVVRMMKTKVVEVVNNDGTKRKRNISFASDLWPLTKFFFVAPTEFDREGDKFIRKNWNENTAGQMRQMTDVLETITDWNVEGLKAVIDPWAEQAGIKPWNAWRIALVGAGQGPDMYELAAFLGKEETIRRTRKAIEVLG
- a CDS encoding 3-deoxy-D-manno-octulosonic acid transferase: MYNLAIYLYLLGVAVYSRFNEKVRKMWRGERDAFRILREQVDPNARYVWFHAASLGEFEQGRPLMEQMKREHPDIKILLTFFSPSGYEVRKNYEGADIICYLPLDTITNARRFLRTVRPEMAFFIKYEFWYNYLHILKHRNVPVYSVSSIFRDGQVFFRWYGRQYGKVLKCFTHFYVQNEKSKELLNKIGLNNVTITGDTRFDRVLQIKEQAKQLPVIEQFTKGQKVFIAGSSWQPDEDIFIKYFNEHRDWKLVIAPHVIGEDHLQQIEKLLEGRKVVRYTDVSENSKDLENAEALIINCFGLLSSIYNYAGVTYVGGGFGVGIHNTLEAAVWDVPVIFGPNNKKFHEAQGLKTCEGGFEITNYEDFERLMNHFESDADYLKNAGQQAGNYVKQLSGATKRILSDVKL
- a CDS encoding FMN-binding protein: MKKIALICAAAAAVVLLSSAKKDDGIMTKENGAYVINTTELGKQVDGYVGPTPLKVYIRKNKIEKIEFLPNQETPKYWNACKKHLQNKWDGMKVSEAKKTEVDGRTGATFSSNAVKKNVKLAIEYYEKNK
- a CDS encoding gamma carbonic anhydrase family protein, coding for MALIKSYKGLSPKWGKDCYFSENATIVGDVTMGDQCSVWFNAVVRGDVAPITIGDRTNVQDGSCVHVTHDTGPTHIGSDVTIGHNVTVHACTIHDGALIGMGSTLLDGCEIGEGAIVAAGALVLQNTKIPPHEIWGGVPAKYLKPTRPGQTDNAAHYVEYAKEYLKS
- a CDS encoding endonuclease MutS2 → MIYPNNFENKIGFDDIRTLLKERCQSSLGRNMVDELAFSSDADEVNEWLQQANEFRRLKETTDDFPMQYFFDMRESIARIRLTGTHLEENEVFDLRRSLETISNIVIYLNKGNASEDEEKVTYTYPALQRLTTDIMTFPAMIRRIDSILDKYGKIKDGASMTLASIRHELQKTEGSISRTLYTILHAAQRDGLVDKDAAPTMRDGRLMIPVAPGLKRKINGIVHDESATGKTVFIEPAEVVEANNRVRELEAEERREVIRILTVFTDEVRPHVKEILDSYRFLAIIDLIQAKAAFAQLTKAFEPKVENKPHLDWIRAIHPLLQLSLEKQGKKVVPLDILLEQDKRLLIISGPNAGGKSVCLKTVGLLQYMLQCGLPIPIGDRSTCGIFKNIMIDIGDEQSIEDDLSTYSSHLMNMKQMIKNCDAHTILLIDEFGGGTEPMIGGAIAEAVLKQFWQKKAFGVITTHYQNLKHFADDHEGVVNGAMLYDRHQMQALFQLSIGQPGSSFAIEIARKTGLPEEVIKDASDIVGQDYIQSDKYLQDIVRDKRYWEGKRQTIHQHEKNLEGHIQRYETNLEEIERERKQILKRAQQQAEELLAETNRKIENAIREIREAQAEKERTREIREELQEFRQQVQSDDTRGLMSEEEFARKLRQMEERKARKGQRKAEKAQKKEESDKRQQTFGAERNSANDLNRPLQKGDTVRIKGLNTIGTVENIQGKQITVIFGDVRTKMKAEQLERCDKGKVKSEDTSAANKHAGLAILTSKMTRATMEDRKQNFHQDIDVRGMRGDEAIDAVMHFIDDAILIGMSRVRILHGTGTGVLRQLIRQYLRTIPNVSHFRDEHVQFGGAGITVVDID